A single genomic interval of Paenibacillus sp. J23TS9 harbors:
- a CDS encoding bifunctional 2-polyprenyl-6-hydroxyphenol methylase/3-demethylubiquinol 3-O-methyltransferase UbiG — MEKNSSLNFYNELSETYHLIFHDWYRAIHWQGDFFNDFIRSQYQHKGDGLIKLLDASCGIGTQSLGLAQHKFTITATDLSAKSVERAVREAEKAGVHIEFGTADFRSLEQDVPGQFEVVLSADNAIPHLLTDEDLKAACRNLYSKVLDNGLLIISMRDYDNEIKDKQRATSPRVMDKGKRISFQVWDWMGDDNFYITHQFIMQEIDGVWQTEVNSTSYRALLRHELSAFLSDAGFTDIRWHMPSESGYYQPIVTAKKIEFK; from the coding sequence TTGGAGAAGAACTCTAGCCTGAATTTTTATAATGAGCTTTCGGAAACGTACCATCTGATTTTTCACGACTGGTACCGAGCGATTCATTGGCAAGGTGATTTTTTTAATGATTTCATTCGCTCCCAATATCAACATAAAGGTGATGGCTTGATCAAGCTTTTGGATGCTTCTTGTGGTATAGGAACGCAGTCGCTGGGTTTGGCGCAGCATAAGTTTACCATAACGGCTACGGATCTTAGCGCTAAGTCGGTTGAACGGGCAGTGCGGGAGGCTGAAAAAGCAGGAGTTCATATCGAGTTTGGTACTGCAGATTTTCGAAGTCTTGAACAAGACGTTCCTGGGCAGTTTGAGGTTGTTTTATCGGCTGACAATGCAATCCCCCATTTGCTTACAGATGAAGATTTAAAAGCGGCATGCCGCAATCTATATTCCAAGGTTCTAGACAACGGCCTGCTGATCATTTCCATGAGGGATTATGATAACGAAATCAAAGATAAGCAGCGCGCGACTTCTCCGCGAGTCATGGACAAAGGCAAACGTATTTCTTTTCAAGTCTGGGATTGGATGGGGGACGATAACTTCTATATAACCCATCAATTTATTATGCAGGAGATCGATGGAGTGTGGCAGACCGAAGTAAACAGTACATCCTATAGAGCATTATTGAGGCATGAATTAAGTGCGTTTTTAAGCGACGCTGGTTTTACAGATATCAGGTGGCATATGCCTTCGGAATCCGGTTATTATCAGCCTATCGTTACCGCCAAGAAAATAGAATTCAAATAG
- a CDS encoding acetaldehyde dehydrogenase (acetylating) has translation MGKMKAAIIGSGNIGTDLMYKLERSEWLQMTAMVGIDPGSEGLERARQRGYVIFSNGIQGLEEHPDLADIVFDATSAKAHLKHNEVLQKMGKMVIDLTPAAVGPFLSPAVNMGQHMNARNVNMITCGGQATIPIVHAVNEIANVSYAEIVATISSKSAGPGTRANIDEFTITTRRGIEEVGGAERGKALIVLNPADPPFMMRDTVYCEVEHMNETLIHEAIHAMVKRVQDYVPGYRLKQEPLFDGNRVTVFLEVEGAGDYFEPYAGNLDIMTAAAVRVGEDIAKELLMELEGKGKRGVDYS, from the coding sequence ATGGGGAAGATGAAGGCGGCTATTATCGGGTCCGGTAACATTGGAACAGATTTAATGTATAAGCTCGAACGCAGCGAATGGCTACAGATGACGGCTATGGTAGGGATCGATCCCGGCTCGGAAGGCCTGGAACGTGCTCGGCAGCGCGGTTACGTAATATTTTCAAATGGAATTCAAGGACTTGAGGAACATCCGGATTTAGCGGACATTGTATTTGACGCGACATCAGCTAAAGCACATCTGAAGCATAATGAAGTGCTGCAGAAGATGGGGAAAATGGTCATTGACCTAACTCCGGCTGCGGTTGGACCTTTTCTATCCCCGGCGGTTAATATGGGGCAGCATATGAACGCAAGAAATGTAAACATGATTACCTGCGGAGGACAAGCGACCATTCCCATAGTTCATGCGGTCAATGAGATTGCAAATGTGAGCTACGCCGAAATTGTGGCTACGATTTCAAGTAAGAGTGCAGGACCAGGGACCCGTGCAAATATTGATGAGTTTACCATAACGACACGTAGGGGAATCGAAGAGGTAGGCGGGGCAGAACGCGGCAAAGCGTTGATCGTCCTGAATCCTGCTGATCCACCGTTTATGATGCGAGATACCGTCTATTGTGAAGTGGAGCATATGAATGAAACTCTTATTCATGAAGCTATACATGCGATGGTCAAACGAGTTCAAGATTATGTACCGGGATACCGGCTGAAGCAGGAGCCTTTATTCGATGGAAATCGGGTCACGGTATTTCTGGAGGTGGAAGGTGCGGGAGATTATTTCGAGCCATACGCCGGTAATCTCGATATTATGACAGCAGCGGCCGTTCGGGTGGGGGAAGATATTGCAAAAGAACTGCTTATGGAACTTGAGGGAAAAGGGAAGCGGGGGGTGGATTATTCATGA
- the dmpG gene encoding 4-hydroxy-2-oxovalerate aldolase translates to MIRKSDKTLQITEVSLRDGSHAVAHQFTESQIRSAVHALDEAGVHNIEVSHGDGLGGSTLQYGRSLVDEMKLIEAAVEESKQARIAVLLLPGIGTVHELKQAHALGARLVRVATHVTEADVSAQHLYMARELGMEAIGFLMMSHSAPVEKLVEQAKLMESYGAEAVYVTDSAGALLPHQVKERIKALHESLSIEIGFHAHNNLSLAVANTLVAIEEGATRIDGSVRCLGAGAGNTQTEVLVAVLQKMGLDIGIDLYRMMDLAEHVIGPMLQRPQEILTGSLVMGYAGVYSSFLLHAQRAGKRFGIDSRDILIELGRRGIIGGQEDMILDVAAELAHTNKNEVL, encoded by the coding sequence ATGATTCGGAAAAGTGATAAAACCCTTCAAATTACAGAAGTATCGTTACGTGATGGGAGTCATGCGGTTGCCCATCAATTCACAGAATCACAGATTCGCAGTGCAGTACATGCACTTGACGAGGCGGGTGTACACAATATTGAGGTCAGCCACGGTGATGGTTTGGGTGGGTCTACCTTACAATATGGGAGATCCCTCGTGGATGAAATGAAGCTCATTGAAGCTGCGGTTGAGGAGAGTAAGCAGGCCCGCATTGCCGTTCTGTTGCTGCCGGGAATCGGAACAGTGCATGAACTGAAGCAGGCGCATGCTTTGGGCGCCCGTCTGGTTCGTGTGGCTACCCACGTGACGGAAGCTGATGTATCCGCGCAGCATCTGTACATGGCCAGAGAACTTGGGATGGAAGCGATCGGATTCTTAATGATGTCGCATTCCGCCCCTGTTGAAAAGCTGGTGGAACAGGCTAAACTTATGGAGAGTTATGGAGCTGAGGCAGTTTACGTGACAGATTCGGCAGGCGCTCTGCTTCCGCATCAGGTGAAGGAACGGATTAAGGCACTGCATGAATCGTTGTCGATCGAGATTGGTTTCCATGCGCATAACAACCTATCGCTAGCGGTTGCAAATACGCTTGTGGCGATTGAGGAGGGCGCTACTCGTATTGATGGGAGTGTGCGTTGTCTTGGAGCGGGTGCAGGTAACACGCAGACAGAGGTTCTAGTTGCTGTCCTGCAAAAGATGGGTCTCGATATTGGCATTGACCTCTATCGAATGATGGACTTGGCGGAACATGTTATCGGGCCGATGCTACAGCGCCCGCAGGAAATTCTGACAGGCAGCCTCGTTATGGGTTACGCGGGTGTATATTCGAGCTTCCTATTGCATGCACAGCGTGCTGGTAAGCGATTTGGCATTGACTCCCGAGACATTCTAATTGAGCTTGGACGCAGAGGAATCATTGGTGGGCAAGAAGATATGATTCTAGATGTCGCGGCAGAACTTGCACATACCAACAAAAACGAGGTGCTCTAA
- a CDS encoding HAD hydrolase-like protein: MLIRAAKEFQLNLSNCAVIGDVGDTDMLAAHQVGAKKILVKTGWGEESLGQFRDQWKETEPDFIASDILEAAHWLVTQSRL; encoded by the coding sequence ATGCTGATAAGAGCCGCTAAAGAGTTTCAGCTGAATTTATCCAACTGTGCAGTGATTGGTGATGTAGGGGATACGGATATGTTAGCCGCGCATCAGGTGGGTGCCAAAAAGATACTTGTAAAAACAGGATGGGGAGAAGAATCTTTAGGCCAATTTCGAGATCAATGGAAAGAAACAGAACCGGATTTTATTGCGAGTGACATTTTAGAAGCGGCTCATTGGTTAGTAACTCAATCACGGCTATAA
- a CDS encoding DUF1801 domain-containing protein translates to MYELKTKETDHSVIEFIENVDSPKKREDAYKLLDIFTETTGYDAKMWGPSIIGFGAYHYKYESGHEGDAPLVGFSPRKAKISLYFAVGDDTNREYVLKDFGKHTTGKACVYINKVADIDIEVLKALINQSVAFLKEKYPDH, encoded by the coding sequence ATGTACGAATTAAAAACTAAAGAAACAGACCATAGTGTCATTGAGTTTATTGAAAATGTGGATAGTCCTAAGAAACGTGAAGACGCATACAAATTATTGGATATTTTCACGGAAACGACGGGCTATGATGCGAAGATGTGGGGACCAAGTATTATTGGATTCGGTGCATATCATTATAAATATGAATCTGGTCACGAAGGCGATGCACCACTGGTGGGCTTTTCACCTCGCAAAGCGAAAATCAGTTTGTATTTTGCAGTAGGTGATGACACAAACCGAGAATATGTATTGAAGGATTTTGGAAAACACACAACAGGAAAAGCATGTGTATATATCAACAAAGTAGCAGACATTGATATTGAAGTATTAAAGGCATTAATCAACCAATCTGTAGCGTTCTTGAAAGAAAAATATCCGGATCATTAA
- a CDS encoding DinB family protein, translated as MLDMDKIYLITDIPGYSPQISRLLSMMNYARFTTLQALNSLSVDQLDFLMDPESNSIGALLLHFAAVEYVYQVYTFEKRELSEEEVSRWGAALNLGEEGRVGIRGNDLDFYLNNLNEVRNRTFELSKTVNDDWLEQEEEFWNEKQANHYFMWFHVFEDEINHRGQIRIIKKRLTA; from the coding sequence ATGTTGGATATGGACAAAATCTATCTCATTACCGATATACCTGGGTATTCGCCTCAAATTAGCCGCCTGCTGTCGATGATGAATTACGCACGGTTTACAACCCTTCAAGCCCTAAACAGTTTATCTGTAGATCAATTGGATTTTCTAATGGATCCTGAGAGTAATTCAATTGGTGCATTGTTACTCCATTTTGCCGCAGTTGAGTATGTATACCAAGTTTATACTTTTGAAAAAAGAGAATTAAGTGAAGAGGAAGTATCAAGATGGGGAGCGGCCTTAAATCTTGGCGAAGAAGGGCGAGTTGGGATTCGGGGAAATGATTTGGACTTTTATTTGAATAACTTAAATGAAGTCAGAAATCGGACATTTGAATTATCTAAAACGGTGAATGATGATTGGTTAGAACAAGAAGAAGAGTTCTGGAATGAAAAACAGGCCAATCATTATTTCATGTGGTTTCATGTCTTTGAAGATGAAATCAATCACAGAGGCCAGATCAGAATAATCAAGAAGAGACTTACAGCGTGA
- a CDS encoding 2'-5' RNA ligase family protein — protein MYGVVLHFEQEIELMIKKIWGELSELSISNYAEEVIDRKPHITLAGYQNMNIDDFIYSFDRLFDMQSKFHLEFNVLGTFIHSGTLFLTPTPARELLDIHAKLHKELGKYPTDSDLYLPGQWIPHCTIANRLSQDKLLEAFNYCTNNMEMITALVNEVSIIKAEYQNNKCISAPAIYTKILK, from the coding sequence ATGTACGGAGTCGTGCTTCATTTTGAACAAGAAATTGAACTTATGATTAAAAAAATTTGGGGAGAGTTAAGCGAACTCTCTATATCTAATTATGCTGAAGAAGTAATAGACAGAAAACCACACATCACTTTGGCTGGTTATCAGAATATGAACATCGATGATTTTATATATTCATTTGATAGGCTATTTGACATGCAGTCAAAGTTTCACCTTGAATTCAACGTCTTAGGGACATTTATCCATTCAGGGACATTATTTTTGACACCGACACCTGCAAGAGAGCTTCTGGATATTCACGCAAAGCTCCACAAAGAGCTTGGCAAATATCCAACGGATTCTGATCTTTATTTACCGGGCCAATGGATTCCACATTGCACGATAGCTAATCGGTTAAGTCAAGATAAATTATTAGAGGCATTCAATTACTGCACTAATAATATGGAAATGATCACAGCGTTGGTAAATGAAGTATCGATCATAAAAGCAGAATATCAGAACAATAAATGTATAAGTGCTCCAGCTATTTATACGAAGATACTCAAGTGA
- a CDS encoding 2-keto-4-pentenoate hydratase has translation MDSIRNKLAFELMAAESSQVAILPLTERYPDLTVTDAYHIQLQVVQERLEAGRHIIGKKVGLTSKAMQTMLNVNEPDYGHLLDDMEVADQSVVHVSNMISPRIEAEIGFILERDISGPDVTFLDVLLATKYVVPTLEIIDSRIADWKIKLVDTVADNGSSARVVVGQQKTPIDHIDLRALGMVLLKNGELIATGAGAAALGHPAHAIAWLANKLSDFNITLKAGEIILPGALSGAVNVYKGDYIEARFGQLGNVSVAFE, from the coding sequence ATGGATTCAATCAGAAATAAGCTTGCATTCGAGTTAATGGCTGCGGAATCATCGCAGGTTGCGATACTACCGTTAACGGAGCGCTACCCGGATCTGACAGTGACGGATGCGTATCACATTCAATTGCAGGTCGTACAAGAAAGACTCGAGGCTGGACGTCATATTATTGGCAAGAAAGTTGGTCTGACGAGTAAAGCCATGCAAACGATGTTAAATGTGAATGAACCTGATTATGGACATTTACTCGATGACATGGAGGTTGCAGATCAGAGTGTTGTTCATGTGAGTAATATGATATCCCCGCGAATTGAAGCGGAAATCGGATTTATTTTGGAACGGGATATTAGCGGACCGGATGTGACTTTTCTTGATGTGCTGCTTGCAACGAAATATGTTGTTCCGACATTGGAAATTATTGATAGCCGCATTGCAGATTGGAAAATTAAACTTGTTGATACTGTAGCGGATAATGGCTCGTCTGCCCGAGTTGTTGTTGGACAACAAAAAACACCGATTGATCATATCGATCTACGGGCGCTCGGAATGGTCCTTCTAAAGAATGGCGAACTCATCGCTACTGGCGCGGGAGCAGCTGCGCTTGGACATCCCGCTCATGCGATTGCCTGGCTTGCGAATAAGCTCAGCGACTTTAATATTACGCTAAAGGCAGGTGAGATTATACTGCCTGGTGCTTTATCCGGAGCAGTCAATGTGTACAAGGGTGATTATATTGAGGCGCGGTTCGGGCAGCTTGGTAATGTATCTGTCGCTTTTGAATAG
- a CDS encoding aminoglycoside adenylyltransferase domain-containing protein, which translates to MKPQINLEGIVDLFKKELSESLTGIYLHGSLALGGFNPGHSDIDLLVIVKEKHEVDTYKRIASQLILIEEELEIIKGIELSVVLESYADEFVYPTPFEFHFSAFHREKYKADTSYFCGGFEDPDIAAHFTLIYDRGVVLYGKPIRDVFKPIDKQYFIHSIMSDIEGTLEGIADNPEYYVLNLSRTLRYMKESVISSKREGGDWALKVVPDQYVDVIKQCLAKYNGEMEYIELNNHILFDFAHYMLDEIANSRQIK; encoded by the coding sequence GTGAAACCACAGATTAATCTAGAGGGTATTGTTGATCTTTTCAAAAAAGAGTTATCGGAATCCCTCACAGGAATATATCTTCATGGATCATTGGCTTTGGGAGGCTTTAATCCAGGCCATAGTGATATCGATTTGTTAGTCATCGTTAAGGAAAAGCATGAGGTGGACACCTATAAAAGAATTGCATCCCAGCTTATTTTGATTGAAGAAGAGCTGGAAATCATAAAGGGCATTGAATTGAGCGTGGTGTTGGAATCGTATGCGGATGAATTTGTTTATCCCACTCCGTTTGAATTTCACTTCTCTGCATTTCATAGAGAAAAATATAAAGCAGATACGAGTTACTTTTGTGGAGGATTCGAGGATCCAGATATCGCAGCTCATTTTACTCTCATCTATGATCGCGGAGTTGTCCTTTACGGCAAACCGATCAGGGATGTCTTCAAGCCAATAGATAAACAGTATTTTATACATTCCATTATGTCGGATATCGAAGGTACGCTTGAAGGAATAGCTGACAATCCCGAGTACTACGTATTGAATTTATCCAGGACCCTTCGTTATATGAAGGAATCCGTTATCTCTTCAAAGAGAGAAGGCGGTGATTGGGCCTTAAAGGTAGTGCCTGATCAATATGTTGATGTCATTAAGCAATGCCTTGCTAAATATAATGGTGAGATGGAATACATAGAATTGAACAACCATATCCTTTTCGATTTTGCACATTATATGTTAGATGAAATTGCGAACAGCAGGCAAATCAAATAA
- a CDS encoding helix-turn-helix domain-containing protein, whose protein sequence is MGRKDTPLFYRYLLSYVVLLLIPILLIGLLNYQKFVGILQEEITLGHRHVLEQARSTFEGKISEMNKIAIEVSSKPELSPYKLNKSMSYALDAKDALRYTAANQFIHNVVLYLKDNQYMFSSNTTYPVSIFAKTIYQYENWPSDQFLFDIRNLKKPQLRPAEPIYSKELNTDHVITYMVPIPYNSSTPSGVLIFIVEEESVKKLLEGTLEERNGNSLILNSDGEIVAALHHEAYLESPEFRQAIKSATSGMTITAINNENYAISTLKVQNDGWTYVTMLPESDFLNKTSLVKTQFFFSILILLLIGSVLIFLLMRLNYRPIDQLLAFINKQWGGAARTLHDAHGMIGRLAEDHQELKIKFHNNKAAARNHLLLSLLRGRIFDKNIFQADGNDVGVAFTNSLYFVVMLEITVESPSAGMDEQEIPGLEVVFRAYFESYHVDTMDEAKSTFICAVTEEEKDHWHRLLLNLHGKLIESYGNKVTMGVGGIYGDISLVGKSYIEASTSMDYKLIRGYNTLITYGEITAENFSANWYPKEEMEQLMLYMQQGDSTKVEDILQSLQSYMQQNPIPLHIARCICYDVVGCMIKTHFRLNPYKHEEPYPDVFSLAKFDTMQDLVSLVRHICLLVQESKDPLQGVSEVWISHIQEHYAEHEFSVQRMADHFSVSRSYLNSSFKKYTGQTIVDFLDYYRMEKAKDLLVSSDFPLKDIVQMIGYYDVSSFIRKFKQRFRITPGEFRKLYVQDKDELEF, encoded by the coding sequence TTGGGGAGAAAGGATACTCCATTATTTTATCGCTATTTGCTCTCGTATGTTGTACTTCTGCTGATTCCGATTCTTCTAATCGGTCTACTCAATTATCAAAAGTTTGTTGGCATTCTACAAGAGGAAATTACCCTTGGACATCGGCATGTTCTTGAACAGGCCAGAAGCACGTTTGAAGGTAAAATCAGCGAAATGAATAAAATTGCGATTGAAGTTTCCTCCAAACCCGAGCTGTCTCCATACAAACTCAACAAATCCATGTCTTATGCACTCGATGCGAAGGATGCTCTCCGTTATACGGCTGCCAATCAGTTTATTCATAATGTCGTGCTTTATTTAAAGGACAATCAATACATGTTCTCCTCGAATACGACGTACCCGGTTTCCATATTTGCCAAGACCATTTATCAGTACGAAAATTGGCCTTCCGATCAATTTCTTTTCGACATCCGTAATCTGAAAAAACCTCAACTAAGGCCTGCTGAACCCATCTATTCAAAAGAACTGAACACGGACCACGTAATAACCTATATGGTGCCCATCCCCTATAACAGCTCAACTCCTTCCGGTGTCTTAATATTCATTGTGGAAGAGGAGTCTGTGAAAAAGCTGCTTGAAGGCACGCTGGAAGAAAGGAATGGAAATTCCCTGATTCTGAATAGCGACGGGGAAATCGTAGCTGCGCTGCATCATGAAGCATATCTGGAAAGCCCAGAATTCAGACAAGCGATCAAGTCCGCAACAAGCGGCATGACGATCACGGCAATCAACAATGAAAATTACGCCATTTCTACGCTTAAAGTGCAGAATGATGGTTGGACTTACGTGACGATGCTCCCTGAAAGCGACTTTTTGAATAAAACGAGTCTGGTGAAGACGCAGTTTTTCTTCTCTATTTTGATTTTGCTGCTTATTGGCAGCGTGCTAATCTTCTTGCTCATGCGACTGAACTATAGGCCGATTGATCAACTGCTGGCTTTTATAAACAAACAATGGGGGGGAGCTGCCCGCACGCTTCATGATGCACATGGAATGATCGGCCGCTTAGCGGAAGACCATCAGGAGCTGAAAATTAAATTCCACAATAACAAAGCGGCGGCACGTAACCATTTGCTTCTCAGCTTGCTGAGAGGAAGGATTTTCGATAAGAATATTTTTCAGGCAGATGGAAACGACGTTGGAGTAGCTTTTACCAACTCCCTTTATTTTGTGGTCATGTTGGAAATAACGGTTGAATCTCCGTCTGCTGGAATGGACGAGCAGGAGATTCCTGGCCTAGAGGTCGTTTTCCGAGCTTATTTCGAGAGCTATCATGTGGATACGATGGATGAAGCAAAAAGCACCTTCATCTGCGCGGTCACGGAAGAAGAAAAAGATCATTGGCACCGGCTTTTGCTTAACTTACATGGTAAGCTGATCGAGTCTTACGGAAACAAAGTGACCATGGGGGTAGGGGGAATTTATGGTGATATCAGCCTAGTGGGGAAATCGTATATTGAGGCCTCTACCTCCATGGATTACAAGTTGATCAGAGGTTACAACACACTGATAACATATGGGGAAATCACAGCAGAGAATTTTTCGGCTAATTGGTATCCCAAAGAGGAAATGGAACAGCTGATGTTATATATGCAGCAAGGGGACTCAACGAAGGTCGAGGATATTTTGCAGAGCTTGCAGAGCTATATGCAGCAGAATCCCATTCCTTTGCATATCGCCCGCTGCATTTGCTACGACGTTGTTGGCTGCATGATCAAAACGCATTTTAGACTCAATCCCTACAAGCATGAGGAACCCTATCCTGATGTATTCAGCCTGGCTAAATTTGATACGATGCAGGATTTGGTATCACTGGTCCGCCATATCTGCTTGTTGGTTCAAGAATCGAAGGACCCTCTTCAGGGAGTCTCTGAGGTTTGGATTTCTCATATTCAAGAGCATTATGCGGAGCATGAATTTTCCGTTCAGCGTATGGCAGATCATTTTTCCGTATCGCGTTCTTATTTGAATTCCTCATTTAAAAAGTATACCGGTCAAACCATTGTAGACTTTCTGGACTATTACCGAATGGAAAA
- the kynU gene encoding kynureninase — protein MKAITNNFSLAFAKQLDALDELAPLRDEFYVREDMIYLDGNSLGLISKRAERTMLELLESWKTHHIDGWTQGERPWFYLPETLSKQMAALVGADPEEVIITGSTSSNIHQLVSTFYQPQGKRTKIMATELDFPTDIYALQSQLRLKGFDPDQHLIRVTSRDGRMIEEDDIIAAMSDEVALILLPTVLYRSGQLLDMQRLTTEAHARGILIGFDGCHSVGSIPHYLSDWEVDFALWCNYKYVNGGPGGVASLYVNKKHFGRIPGLTGWYSSNKDKQFDMEHSLTVEQTAGAYQIGTPHIFSIAPLIGSLEIFEMTTIEQIRQKSLHISRYMIDLINHELQGLGYTIANPMDDARRGGHISLEHDEAIRICKALKQNQVIPDYRSPNVVRLAPVALYTTYEDVWKTVQILKLIIVEKQYEAFDTQRGVVA, from the coding sequence TTGAAAGCGATTACAAATAACTTTTCGCTTGCTTTCGCCAAACAACTGGATGCTTTGGATGAATTAGCACCGTTGCGGGATGAGTTTTATGTCCGTGAAGACATGATTTACCTGGATGGAAATTCTCTAGGCTTAATCTCAAAACGTGCTGAAAGAACGATGCTGGAACTGCTCGAATCTTGGAAAACACATCATATTGATGGCTGGACTCAAGGCGAGCGCCCTTGGTTCTATCTGCCTGAAACTCTTTCCAAACAAATGGCCGCGCTGGTCGGCGCTGATCCGGAAGAAGTTATTATTACCGGTTCTACGTCAAGTAACATTCATCAGTTAGTCTCGACATTCTATCAACCCCAAGGTAAACGCACGAAAATTATGGCGACAGAGCTCGATTTCCCTACAGATATTTATGCTTTGCAAAGCCAGCTTCGTCTAAAAGGCTTCGATCCTGATCAGCATCTGATTCGTGTCACAAGCCGGGATGGACGTATGATCGAAGAAGATGATATTATCGCAGCCATGTCTGATGAAGTCGCTCTAATCCTGCTTCCAACCGTGTTATACCGCAGCGGTCAATTGCTGGATATGCAACGGCTAACAACCGAAGCACATGCCCGTGGCATTTTAATTGGATTCGATGGCTGTCATTCCGTTGGTTCCATTCCCCATTATTTAAGCGATTGGGAGGTTGACTTCGCGTTATGGTGCAACTATAAGTATGTAAATGGTGGACCTGGCGGCGTAGCCTCTCTTTATGTTAACAAGAAGCATTTTGGGCGTATTCCTGGCCTTACGGGCTGGTACAGTTCTAACAAGGATAAACAGTTTGATATGGAGCACAGCTTGACTGTTGAACAGACCGCAGGTGCTTATCAAATTGGAACGCCGCATATTTTCAGCATCGCTCCATTGATCGGTTCATTGGAAATTTTCGAGATGACGACCATTGAACAGATTCGTCAAAAATCTCTGCATATCAGCCGGTACATGATTGATTTGATTAATCACGAGCTCCAAGGTCTCGGTTATACCATTGCGAATCCGATGGACGATGCCCGCCGTGGAGGTCATATCAGCTTGGAGCATGATGAGGCTATTCGAATTTGTAAAGCGCTGAAGCAAAACCAAGTCATCCCAGACTATCGCTCTCCTAACGTAGTTCGTCTAGCGCCTGTTGCTCTCTACACGACATATGAAGATGTGTGGAAAACGGTACAAATACTTAAGCTTATCATTGTAGAGAAACAATACGAAGCCTTCGATACTCAGCGTGGTGTTGTAGCCTAA
- a CDS encoding 2-keto-4-pentenoate hydratase has protein sequence MAITQAMQQDIVNYLLDAEQERKEVLKLTENYPELSLNTAYDVQTLLIRRKIEAGTRSIGYKLGLTSKAKQEMMGVYEAIYGVLTRDMLALEWEPMDHKQFIHPKAEPEIAFFIGEDLQGTDITGEDVLRATQYVAAAIEVIDSRYLDFKFTLPDVVADNCSSAKFVIGSKMVPVRDVELPELGVVMTKNSQVVTTGSGAAVLGDPAVSVAWAVNKLGERGLGLRRGDVVLSGAITEAIAFKPGDTIQAQFAHLGSVTLSCV, from the coding sequence ATGGCTATAACACAGGCGATGCAGCAGGATATTGTTAATTACCTACTCGATGCTGAGCAAGAACGTAAAGAGGTATTGAAGTTGACGGAGAATTATCCGGAACTTTCGTTGAACACGGCATATGATGTGCAGACGCTCCTCATTCGGCGCAAGATTGAAGCCGGGACCCGGTCCATTGGATATAAGCTTGGGCTGACGAGCAAGGCGAAGCAGGAAATGATGGGAGTTTACGAAGCGATCTATGGTGTACTGACCCGTGATATGTTAGCACTGGAATGGGAACCGATGGATCATAAGCAGTTCATTCATCCAAAGGCAGAGCCTGAAATTGCCTTTTTTATAGGAGAGGATTTACAAGGCACGGATATTACGGGCGAAGATGTTCTTAGGGCTACGCAGTATGTAGCAGCTGCCATTGAAGTGATTGATAGTCGCTATCTGGATTTTAAATTTACACTCCCTGATGTTGTAGCTGATAATTGTTCATCAGCTAAGTTCGTTATTGGAAGCAAGATGGTCCCCGTTCGCGATGTGGAGTTACCCGAACTTGGTGTGGTCATGACCAAGAATAGTCAGGTCGTAACGACCGGATCGGGTGCTGCTGTCTTAGGAGATCCTGCTGTCTCTGTGGCTTGGGCAGTTAATAAGCTAGGTGAACGCGGACTAGGACTTCGCAGGGGAGATGTTGTGCTGAGCGGAGCCATCACCGAGGCTATTGCCTTCAAACCCGGAGATACCATTCAAGCCCAATTCGCTCATCTTGGAAGTGTAACGTTAAGTTGTGTGTGA